acaggcctcagcctgTAGGCCTTGTGTTTGAGACCTCCTTTCTTAGATCCCTAATTATCACTTCAATGACTGATCAGTCTTATGCTTCTGTAATGCTACAATTTAACTCTATTCAGCATAGAAAGATTATGAACAGCATAACACGTTAATTAATCATAACATCGCACAGGAAATGAGCAAAGAAAACTAAAATCATTAGCTACACATCCGTCTATCAATCCATCTGTGATAGGCAGCAGCCGGCCATCGCTTTGCAATACCCATCTATCTCTCCACTCACGCTAGAGATGGACGTTCCCCTCTAAGGCTTCAGCTTGCGCAGAGTTTTCTTGATCCAGCACACGTATTTGGAGAGCCTGGTAAACACACTGGGAGTTGACCAGTCACCAGTGCCATGGGAGACAATGCCCTGGGCCTTCCCATCACAGACCAGGGGGCCCCCGGAGTCACCCTGAGAAGCAAACACCAGGTCAGGGTTACCGATGTTCAAGCAAAGGGGCAGCAGCTTTCTGTATCCAGGGTCCTGAAATCCACCTCTGTATTCCCGTTCCTGTGGACTCACAATAAAGTTACTCCCAGGACCCGCCTAGGGCTTCCACCCCAGGGAGCCAGCCGGCCAGTTCCAGTGTCTAATTTCTAGCATCCATCCTTGATTTCTTTAACCTGCTCAGTTCCCTCTCCTGATTCTGAATCTTGATATCCAGCATCTGGCTGACTCCTGGCCTTGATATCTAGGATCTCCGGCTGATTTCTCAGATCCAACCCTGGGTTCTTTATTCAGCAATTCCACTCTCTGACTCCTAGGATCCATCTGATTCCCAACCCTGATTTCTGGGATCTGTCCCTCACTTTTAAGATCCATCCCTGATTTCCAGGATGTGGCTGATTCTTGTCCCTGATTTCTAGAGCCTGTTGAACATCCAGATGATTTCTGTCCCTGATTTCTGGGATATAGCCAGTTCCTGTCCCAAATTATTAGGATACATTCCTCATTTGAAAGATCTGCCTGGTTCTCGTCCCTGATTTCTAGCCTCCAGGCCTGTTTCCTAGAATCTGGCCAATTCTAGTTCCTGGTCAGGATCTGCCTGACTCACTATGGATCCTGACTCTCCCCATTCTGCCCAGCCCTGTCAGTCTTCTGTTCTAGGAGCACCTTGGGGCACCATGTGCCCCTGTCCCACACTCACCAGGAATGGTGCCTTCCTCTCCTGGGGGTCCCCCACACACAGCATCCTGGATGGGACATAGTGCAGATAAGGCCGAGATAGACACATACATTTCCCCATGACCGTCAGTTCCACCTCCTGCAGGGTCGGGGAGGGCTGGGCATTTGTTCTGATACTAGTCTGGCCCCAGCCAGCCACGCTGCACACTGCCCCCTTCTTCACCTTCTCCTGGGACAGGGGGATGGtgcccacagtctgggtcatcTCGGCCTTATTCCACAGCTGTgatgaaggggagagagagaagggacaaCAATCTCCTATTAGGGGATTGGTCAGTCATGGAGGGATAGGGTTAGATGGGACCAGGTGAGGCATCCCCATGAGAACTGTGCAAATCTGTGATGCCCACTTGGGGCTTGGTGATGGGATAGAGGTGGTACCTGCAGCAGTGTAGGTCACTGGGGGTGGAGTGATGGGACAAGGTCAGTACTTGCTGCAGTATGTGGCAActtggtggtggggaggaatgAAAGtggtacctgcagcagtgtgaggtcactggggtcagggtgatgggatgggggtggtacctgcagcagtgtgaggtgACTGGGGAGGTGATGGGATGGGGGCagtacctgcagcagtgtgaggtgACTGGGGAggtgatgggatgggggtggtacctgcagcagtgtgaggtcactggggtcagggtgatgggatggggcggtacctgcagcagtgtgaggtcactggggtCAGGATGATGGGATGGGGGtggtacctgcagcagtgtgaggtgACTGGGGAggtgatgggatgggggtggtacctgcagcagtgtgaggtcactgggggtggggagatgggatGAGGATAGTACCTGCAGCAGCATGATGTCATTTTCAAATGTCTCGTCATTGAATTCTGGGTGGGGGATTCGGTGACGTACCCAAATCTTCTGTCTTCCCAGTTCATCTATTGCAAAGTTGTGGGCCCCCAGCAGCACGGAGATGTTACTGTGAAATACAAGAGGACACAGGTGCTACAGACAGTCCAATACTCTTGATTCAGTCATGGGTCACTAATCGTGTTAAAGTGGGTGTGTGTAGATGCTGCCTGGCACTCAGGTCAATGTTCAGAAGCCA
Above is a genomic segment from Gopherus flavomarginatus isolate rGopFla2 chromosome 11, rGopFla2.mat.asm, whole genome shotgun sequence containing:
- the LOC127031565 gene encoding mast cell protease 3-like, with amino-acid sequence MLLLLLLFPMAFILPPEAQAGEIIGGQEARPHSRPYMAFVKIEREGKGGNMCGGFLIREDVVVTAAHCNCNLGNISVLLGAHNFAIDELGRQKIWVRHRIPHPEFNDETFENDIMLLQLWNKAEMTQTVGTIPLSQEKVKKGAVCSVAGWGQTSIRTNAQPSPTLQEVELTVMGKCMCLSRPYLHYVPSRMLCVGDPQERKAPFLGDSGGPLVCDGKAQGIVSHGTGDWSTPSVFTRLSKYVCWIKKTLRKLKP